The window ACCCGTAAAACGACACCACTCTGGCGGGAACTGGAGAAGTATGCGGTGCGCTGCGGTGGTGGTAAAAATCACCGCCGGGGTTTATACGATATGATATTAATCAAAGATAACCACCTCGCCATCATTGGTTCCATTGCCGAATCGTTAGCGCGCGTCAAGACGAGCCGCCTTCCGGTTGAAATTGAAGTCAAAACCCTTGATGAGCTACGCGTTGCTCTTGCTGCAGGCGCCCGCCGCATTATGCTCGACAATATGACGGTACCGCAACTGCGCCGCGCCGTTAAGATTACTGCTGGACGCGCAATCCTCGAGGCATCAGGTGGTGTCAGTTTAAAAAATGTTCAACGAATTGCCCGCACCGGAGTCGATTTCATTTCAATTGGTTGCCTTACTCACTCGGCGCCCGCCGCCGACATCAGTCTTGAAATTATTCGCTCCTAATCTCCCCGGACATAAAACTTACCCGGTAACTGTTTTACTAACCCCTTGACCTCTAATTGAAACAAAAGGTTTAAAAGTTCCGCCATCGGCATCCCTACCAATTCGCCGATTTCGTCTATGTGCTTCGGCTCTGAGTCAATCACCTTTAACACCGGCTTTTCATCATCCGCAACCGGAATCGTAGCCCGCACTTCCTCTTGTACTTTTATTCCTAACCATTCCAGCACATCGCTGGCATCAGTGACGATCTTTGCCCCATTTCGAATCAATCGATTCGTACCCAGGCTGCGCTCATCGCCCATCCTACCCGGAACCGCAAAAACCTCCCGGCCCTGCTCTCTTGCCCAGGCGCAGGTATTCAAAACCCCTGATTTTTCTCCGGCTTCCACTGCGACTACCGCCTTCGAAAGCGCCGAGATCACTCGATTACGTTTGGGAAAATTCATCGCCAGCGGTTCCATTCCCAATGGATACTCACTCACCACCGCGCCCTGTTTTACAATCGCTTCAAACAACGGACGATTTTCGGGCGGATAATACACATCAATTCCACACCCCAGAACCGCAATCGTCCTGCCCCCGGCTTCGAGCACTCCTCGATGTGCCAGGGTATCGACACCCCGTGCCAAGCCGCTGACCACAGTAACACCGTTGCGGGCGAACTCCTGAGCCAGTCGTTTTGCAACCTGGGCGCCATAAAAGGAAGGCGCTCTCGTTCCCACAACCGCCACTGCCCGTTGGTCATCTTTACTGATTTCTCCTCGGATAAACAGCACCGGTGGCATATGCGCCACCCCTTTTAGGTTTCCCGGATAATCATCATCAAGATAACTGACAACCTTAATCTCTAACCGTTGCGCCTCATCGATTCGTCGCTGGAGCTCAGGCGAACGCTGATAAGACACAATCAGGTCTGCCAGTTTTTCATTGACACCTTCCACCTTCACCAACTCATCAAACTCCGCACCTAAAATCATCTCGGGACTGCCGAAGCGTGCCAAAAGATTCTTCAGCCGAAATTCGGTCATCCCGGGTATTGCGTACAGGTCAAAGAAAAAATCCCTACTTTTCACTGGGCACTATCTTGCGGAAAAATTCGCCCAATAACTTCTTGCAAATCAGCGAGCCCTGCAGCGGTTCGAGCCGAAATCCAGACGACAGGCAGAGTAACATCAATTTGGGGACGGCTTTCACCAATCAGGTCGATTTTATTTATTACCAGAACCGCCGGCTTTTTTAGTAATTCTGAATTGTACAACTTCAACTCCTCCTGAAGAAGATAAAAGTCCTCCTCTAATTGCCCCCTTGACCCATCAACTACATACAAAATCATTTTCGTCCGTTCAATATGGCGCAAGAACCTCAAACCAAGACCTTTACCCTGATGAGCGCCCGCAATGATACCGGGCATATCGGCAACTGTAAATCGAAACTGACCAGTATTAAGAACTCCTAAATTCGG is drawn from candidate division WOR-3 bacterium and contains these coding sequences:
- the dprA gene encoding DNA-processing protein DprA, whose product is MKSRDFFFDLYAIPGMTEFRLKNLLARFGSPEMILGAEFDELVKVEGVNEKLADLIVSYQRSPELQRRIDEAQRLEIKVVSYLDDDYPGNLKGVAHMPPVLFIRGEISKDDQRAVAVVGTRAPSFYGAQVAKRLAQEFARNGVTVVSGLARGVDTLAHRGVLEAGGRTIAVLGCGIDVYYPPENRPLFEAIVKQGAVVSEYPLGMEPLAMNFPKRNRVISALSKAVVAVEAGEKSGVLNTCAWAREQGREVFAVPGRMGDERSLGTNRLIRNGAKIVTDASDVLEWLGIKVQEEVRATIPVADDEKPVLKVIDSEPKHIDEIGELVGMPMAELLNLLFQLEVKGLVKQLPGKFYVRGD
- the nadC gene encoding carboxylating nicotinate-nucleotide diphosphorylase gives rise to the protein MTTKQLIKAALAEDIGKGDATSILTIPEKTKVTAHIVAHSTGILAGIKICAQVFKTVDPSIRFEALYQDRSRFRAGAVLAIVTGHARGILAAERTALNFLCRLCGIATLTDKFVSRVKGTKAVILDTRKTTPLWRELEKYAVRCGGGKNHRRGLYDMILIKDNHLAIIGSIAESLARVKTSRLPVEIEVKTLDELRVALAAGARRIMLDNMTVPQLRRAVKITAGRAILEASGGVSLKNVQRIARTGVDFISIGCLTHSAPAADISLEIIRS